From the Halalkalicoccus sp. CGA53 genome, one window contains:
- a CDS encoding SDR family oxidoreductase, producing the protein MSQETAERKAEGIEPQEQDDQPGVEGEMEPEAAFIRDDYRGSGKLEEKVAIVTGGDSGIGRAAAVHFAREGADVAVVYLEEEGDARETARMVEAEGGKCLLVEGDVRDSGFCREAVEDVVEEFGDLNVLVNNAAMQVVKTDLTEITDEQWEETFATNIHGYFYMARAALPYLEEGDTIVNTTSVVAYEGKEILVDYASTKGAIVAFTRSLSQQVADEGIRVNQVAPGPIWTPLIPATIGQFDPEAVSEFGQNVPLGRPGQPSELGPAYVYLASEDSSYVSGQTIHVNGGSVVNG; encoded by the coding sequence ATGAGCCAGGAGACAGCGGAACGGAAGGCGGAGGGGATCGAGCCGCAGGAACAGGACGACCAGCCGGGCGTCGAGGGCGAGATGGAGCCCGAAGCGGCGTTCATCCGCGACGACTACCGGGGAAGCGGCAAACTGGAGGAGAAAGTCGCGATCGTCACCGGCGGCGACAGCGGGATCGGACGGGCCGCGGCGGTCCACTTCGCGCGGGAGGGCGCCGACGTGGCGGTCGTCTACCTCGAAGAGGAAGGCGACGCCCGCGAGACCGCGAGGATGGTCGAGGCGGAGGGAGGGAAGTGTCTGCTCGTGGAGGGCGACGTCCGCGACAGCGGGTTCTGTCGCGAGGCGGTCGAGGACGTCGTCGAGGAGTTCGGCGACCTGAACGTCCTCGTGAACAACGCGGCGATGCAGGTGGTGAAGACCGACCTGACCGAGATCACCGACGAGCAGTGGGAGGAGACGTTCGCGACGAACATCCACGGCTACTTCTACATGGCGCGGGCGGCGCTCCCCTACCTCGAGGAGGGCGATACGATCGTCAACACGACCTCGGTCGTCGCCTACGAGGGAAAGGAGATCCTGGTCGACTACGCCTCGACGAAGGGGGCGATCGTCGCGTTCACGCGCTCTCTCTCCCAGCAGGTCGCCGACGAGGGGATCCGCGTCAACCAGGTCGCCCCGGGACCGATCTGGACGCCGCTGATCCCGGCGACGATCGGCCAGTTCGACCCCGAGGCGGTCTCCGAGTTCGGCCAGAACGTCCCCCTCGGCAGACCGGGACAGCCGAGCGAACTCGGCCCGGCGTACGTCTACCTCGCCAGCGAGGACTCCTCGTACGTGAGCGGCCAGACGATCCACGTCAACGGCGGCTCGGTCGTCAACGGCTGA